The sequence below is a genomic window from Nitrospirota bacterium.
TTCTTGCCTCTGGACAGAGGGAAATTCCCATCTCTATGAGTTTGTAAGGTTCGACCTTATGAATTTCAACGCCGTTAAAAATCACCTCTCCCTTTTTTGGCCTCAAGAGGCCGGAGATTGTTTTCAGCGTGGTTGATTTCCCTGCGCCGTTTGCGCCGATGAGCGCGACCACTTCTCCCTCTTTCACCTCAAAGGCAACATCGCAGACCACCTGGACATCACCGTAAAAGACGTCTATGTTTTTTACTTCAAGCACTGTTGTCCTTTCTTGTCTGTGCTCCTTCAAGCGCCTTGCGCCTCTCCGAGGTACGCCTCAATGACAAGCGGGCTGTGCCCAATCTCATGGGGCGTGCCTTCCGCAATCTTCTGGCCGTAGTTTAAAACAACGATCCTGTCTGAAATAGACATGATGACCTTCATGTGGTGTTCAATTATCATTATGGTTATTCCCCGCTGCTTTATCTTTTTAATGATCTCAATGGACTCATCAAGCTCGGAGGGATTAAGCCCGGCGAAAGACTCATCTAACAAAATCAGCTCCGGCTGTGTTGCAAGGGCGCGCGCGATCTCAAGCTTTTTTCTTTTGCCGAGGGGCAGGCTCTTTGAAATAACATCCCTGTCTTCGGAAAGCCCGGCAAAGTCGATTGTCTCGCGGGCCGTCTCTTCTGCCCGCGCCCTGTTTTTCGCCCTTAAAAAAGCGGACGCGATCACATTGTCATGCACGCTCATTCTTTGCAGGGGCTTTACCACCTGAAAGGTCCGCGCGATACCAAGCTTGCATATCCGGTGTGGTTTCAATCCCGAAATCTTGTTTCCGCTGAAAAAGACCTCTCCTTTTGACGGATGATAAAAACCGTTCACGACATTAAAGAGGGTCGTCTTCCCAGCGCCGTTAGGCCCGATAAGCCCGAGTATCTCTCCCTTTCTGATCTCAAAGGAGACATCGCTTATCGCGGCTAATCCGCCGAAGAACATCGAGACATTTTTCACTGACAGTAAGTTCATTGTGAAGCGCTCCGCAATCCTAACAACCTTTTAAGCTTCGGGAAATCACCGACTATGCCGTTGGGCAAAAAGATAATTATGACGATCAGTAAAATTCCAAATAGCGTCTGATGCGCGGCCCCGAGCCCCGGCATGGACCTTATATATTCAGCAAGCAGGACCATGATGACAGCGCCTGCAAAAGGCCCCCAGAAAGTGGCAACGCCGCCTACCATGACAATCATGATGGTGATGATCGAAATATCATGGAGCGCGAATGCTACGTGCGGGTCAATGTAGCCCATGTAGTTCGTATAAAATGCGCCTGCGATCCCGGTCAGCACGCCGCTGATGCACAATGCCAGGGTCTTGTATAACGTGGTATTTATTCCGAGTGATTCAGCGGCATCCTGGTCTTCCCTTATTGCCACAAAATAATATCCGAGCTTCGACTCTATCAATTTCTTTACCAGAAAAAATGTGCCTGCCGCTATTGCGAGGATGACATAGTAATACCATGTCTTTACTATCCACGTCCTCTCCTGGACCAATATGCCGAGGGTGCCGCCGGTCAATGGCTGTAAGTTCTCTGCCGTGACCCTCATGACCTCTCCGCTTGCGAGTGTGGCAAGCGCAAAGAACGGGCCTCTCAGTCTCAGGACTATAAATCCTAAAACGAAAGAGAAGAGGGCGACAACAATGATGCTTAATGGAATACCCCACCACGGAGAGAGGCCGAGTTTGGAGTAGAGTATCCCCGCAGTATATGCGCCCACGCCGAAGTACGCCGCGTGTCCGAAAGATACCTGCCCGCAGTATCCGCCAAGCAGGTTCCACGCCATGCCGATAACCGCCCACATGATGACAAGAATAAAGATATGCATCATGTATGAACTCAACCCGGTAAGCGGCAGGACCGCAAGAATCGCCAATATGATTAGAGTGGGATAAGGGGGGATGGACTTTTGGCTTTTGACTTTTGACTTTTGCACTTTTGCACTTTCTTGTGTCATTTCCCGAACCTCTTTTTCTTCAAAAGCGAAGCAACGCCTCCGGGGAGAAATATCAGGCACGCCACAAAGACGACGAATCTTCCGACAGGCGCCCAGCCCATTCCGATATAGGTTGCGGTCATGGATTCAAAAACTCCCAAAATCAGTCCGCCGATTATCGCGCCGACGGTTGAGCCCAGGCCTCCAAGAATTGTAATGACAAAGGCAATGAGAGTGAACTGTCCGCCGAGCGAGGGGAACAAATAATATATCGGGAGGAAAAGGCAGCCTGCCGCTCCGACAAGCCCGGATCCAATTCCAAAAGTGACCACCCTCATCATCTTTACATTTACTCCCATGAGCAGGGCGGCGTCAGTGTCCTGCGCAGTGGCCCTGATGGATTTGCCCGTGTCGGTTCTCGCAAGAAAAAACCACAGCGCGATGGTAATTCCAACAGCAAAGATAAATGAGACCGCCCATGGGAGCGACAGGGAAAGCTCGATCGGAGAGGCCTTCCAGAAATCACTCAGGTAAAATGCGCTGGTCGCGTAATCAACAGGAGTGGAACGGTAATCGGATTTAAAAAACAGCGTGGCAAGGTTTGCCAGCACCATGCCGATCCCCACTGTCAGGATGACCTGGTTCTCCGGCAGTATGGATTCCACCTTGAGCATCGGGTTGATCAGGAATTTCTGGATTGCTGCGCCTAATAAGAACAGGACCGGGGTAGCTATAAAAACGGACAAATAAGGGTCAATGTGAAAGAGAACAAACATCCAGTAGGCAATATACATGGCCACCATCATAAGCTCGCCGTGCGCCAGGTTGATTATCTTCATCACCCCCATGATGAGGGTCATGCCCAAGCCGATGAGGGCATACAGGCCGCCGAGCAGCAGGCCCGCTATCAGGGTTTGCAGAAAGACCTCAAGCTGGACAGGCGTCATAATTCACGCTCATTTGTAATCGTGATGGTGAGCAAGTAGTAAATCAAGTAGTAAGTAGTTAGTAGCTGGTAGGGGGACAGATTTGTAGTTGTACCCCCTTAACTACTAACTACTTGCTACTAACTACCTGCGACTTGTTACTTCCTCTCTCTCCACACCGGTATCGGGTAGATATATTTTTTGCTTGCGTACTTTTCCGGCCAGATGCAGTGATGCTTGCCGTTTATTACCTGA
It includes:
- a CDS encoding ABC transporter ATP-binding protein: MNLLSVKNVSMFFGGLAAISDVSFEIRKGEILGLIGPNGAGKTTLFNVVNGFYHPSKGEVFFSGNKISGLKPHRICKLGIARTFQVVKPLQRMSVHDNVIASAFLRAKNRARAEETARETIDFAGLSEDRDVISKSLPLGKRKKLEIARALATQPELILLDESFAGLNPSELDESIEIIKKIKQRGITIMIIEHHMKVIMSISDRIVVLNYGQKIAEGTPHEIGHSPLVIEAYLGEAQGA
- a CDS encoding branched-chain amino acid ABC transporter permease encodes the protein MTQESAKVQKSKVKSQKSIPPYPTLIILAILAVLPLTGLSSYMMHIFILVIMWAVIGMAWNLLGGYCGQVSFGHAAYFGVGAYTAGILYSKLGLSPWWGIPLSIIVVALFSFVLGFIVLRLRGPFFALATLASGEVMRVTAENLQPLTGGTLGILVQERTWIVKTWYYYVILAIAAGTFFLVKKLIESKLGYYFVAIREDQDAAESLGINTTLYKTLALCISGVLTGIAGAFYTNYMGYIDPHVAFALHDISIITIMIVMVGGVATFWGPFAGAVIMVLLAEYIRSMPGLGAAHQTLFGILLIVIIIFLPNGIVGDFPKLKRLLGLRSASQ
- a CDS encoding branched-chain amino acid ABC transporter permease, which codes for MTPVQLEVFLQTLIAGLLLGGLYALIGLGMTLIMGVMKIINLAHGELMMVAMYIAYWMFVLFHIDPYLSVFIATPVLFLLGAAIQKFLINPMLKVESILPENQVILTVGIGMVLANLATLFFKSDYRSTPVDYATSAFYLSDFWKASPIELSLSLPWAVSFIFAVGITIALWFFLARTDTGKSIRATAQDTDAALLMGVNVKMMRVVTFGIGSGLVGAAGCLFLPIYYLFPSLGGQFTLIAFVITILGGLGSTVGAIIGGLILGVFESMTATYIGMGWAPVGRFVVFVACLIFLPGGVASLLKKKRFGK